The Ancylothrix sp. D3o genome has a window encoding:
- the thrC gene encoding threonine synthase, producing the protein MSNSPATYKGWPGLIEAYRPYLPVSETTPVVTLHEGNTPLIPVPAISQIIGKQVKVYVKYDGLNPTGSFKDRGMTMAISKAKEAGAKAVICASTGNTSAAAAAYARRGGMRAFVLIPDGYVALGKLAQALVYGAEVLSIKANFDRALEIVREMSEHYPVTLVNSVNPYRLEGQKTAAFEIVDVLGEAPDWLCIPVGNAGNISAYWMGFCQYHQDGKCQRLPRMMGFQAAGAAPLVHGAVVANPDTIATAIRIGNPANWQKAVATSQSSQGEFAAVTDEEILEAYRLLASQEGVFCEPASAASVAGLLKVKDTVPEGATIVCVLTGNGLKDPDSAINHCNNQFKAGVAPDLRAVAQVMGF; encoded by the coding sequence ATGAGCAACTCACCGGCTACCTATAAAGGTTGGCCCGGATTAATCGAAGCCTACCGGCCTTATTTGCCGGTGAGTGAAACCACGCCGGTTGTGACATTGCACGAAGGTAACACGCCGCTGATTCCGGTTCCCGCGATTTCCCAAATCATCGGCAAACAAGTCAAAGTTTATGTAAAATACGACGGCCTCAACCCCACCGGCAGCTTTAAAGACCGAGGGATGACAATGGCCATTTCTAAAGCCAAAGAAGCCGGTGCCAAAGCCGTAATTTGTGCCAGCACCGGCAACACTTCTGCTGCTGCGGCTGCCTATGCTCGTCGGGGTGGAATGCGAGCTTTTGTCTTAATTCCCGATGGCTATGTGGCGCTTGGCAAATTAGCGCAGGCATTGGTTTACGGGGCGGAAGTGCTTTCAATTAAAGCCAATTTTGACCGGGCTTTAGAAATTGTCCGCGAAATGTCGGAACATTACCCGGTGACGCTGGTTAACTCTGTCAACCCTTACCGGCTGGAAGGTCAAAAAACCGCAGCTTTTGAAATTGTCGATGTGTTAGGAGAAGCGCCCGACTGGCTGTGTATTCCAGTGGGAAATGCCGGCAATATCAGCGCTTATTGGATGGGATTTTGCCAATATCACCAAGACGGCAAATGCCAACGTTTACCCCGGATGATGGGATTTCAGGCGGCTGGGGCGGCGCCTTTGGTGCATGGGGCTGTGGTGGCGAATCCTGATACGATTGCAACGGCAATTCGGATTGGCAACCCGGCTAACTGGCAAAAAGCAGTGGCAACTTCCCAATCCAGTCAAGGCGAGTTTGCGGCGGTGACGGATGAGGAAATTTTGGAGGCTTACCGGCTTTTGGCAAGTCAGGAAGGAGTTTTCTGCGAGCCGGCCTCTGCGGCTTCGGTGGCCGGTTTATTGAAGGTGAAAGACACCGTGCCCGAAGGGGCGACAATTGTCTGTGTGCTAACCGGCAATGGTTTAAAAGACCCCGACTCAGCCATTAATCATTGCAATAATCAGTTTAAAGCGGGGGTTGCTCCTGATTTAAGGGCGGTAGCTCAAGTGATGGGTTTTTAG
- a CDS encoding group I intron-associated PD-(D/E)XK endonuclease has protein sequence MDTKLKGDIAEQAAVLQALKRGWGVLKPVGDRLAYDLVFDVEGILVKIQVKYAWLDAPSGNYVTDNRRTKTNRRVMLREAYKQTDFDFALVYIENLDLFYVFPVEIFTGYKSEIHLVEAEKRQRKPRSAEYRDAWLLILEWVEERSTHLKISEILPSLASHDTTG, from the coding sequence GTGGATACAAAGCTAAAAGGTGATATTGCAGAGCAAGCCGCCGTATTGCAGGCGCTTAAGCGTGGCTGGGGAGTGTTAAAGCCGGTGGGAGACAGGCTGGCTTACGATTTAGTTTTTGATGTAGAAGGAATTTTAGTTAAAATTCAAGTCAAATATGCCTGGCTGGATGCCCCATCTGGTAACTATGTTACAGACAACCGGCGAACGAAAACAAATCGCCGCGTCATGCTTCGAGAAGCTTACAAGCAAACAGACTTTGATTTTGCCTTAGTTTATATCGAAAACCTCGACTTATTTTATGTGTTTCCGGTAGAGATATTCACCGGCTATAAAAGCGAGATACACCTTGTAGAAGCTGAGAAACGCCAGAGAAAACCTCGCTCCGCCGAATATCGGGACGCTTGGCTGCTAATCTTAGAATGGGTTGAAGAGCGAAGTACACACCTAAAAATTAGTGAAATCTTACCATCGCTTGCAAGCCACGACACCACCGGCTAA
- a CDS encoding DUF697 domain-containing protein, with protein MAMKQPILVGGLGLTAALGIFQTVHHSLVNMGDWTMLGVLAAGGIAWWLQGITQPFLPSMTSPLTREALEKAIATAEASITALKSETESLDSNAKSAINVICENLQEQISKLTAELDRPEVRIAVVGGKNCGKSTLIQLLQANWQEQPQKVIFTEISSLFSDPNWQIKADLVLFVTTGDITDPEFQVIQQLKNSGLRTLLLWNKQDLCLPEERASVLQQQQIRLQETLNLGDVMAISASPAPVKVRRHLEDGSWQEWLEEQTPEIAALTGRLNEILENEAQQLIYSGSLHSVNTIKSEAKMLLNKVRKERALPIIEQSQWIAAAAAFANPVPALDLLATGAITAQLVVDLGGIYKQQFSFEQAKTVAGTMAEFMFKLGLVELSTQTVTHILKSNAITFVAGGAVQGVSAAYLTRIAGLSLIEYFQEQEISAAENRGLNFEQLKNTLQSVFQQNQRKEFLQSFVRQGIGRLMPDAKVPV; from the coding sequence ATGGCAATGAAACAACCGATTTTAGTAGGTGGTTTAGGTTTAACTGCTGCTTTGGGGATATTTCAAACCGTCCATCACTCTCTGGTAAATATGGGAGACTGGACAATGTTAGGGGTATTAGCTGCCGGCGGTATTGCTTGGTGGTTGCAAGGAATTACCCAACCATTCCTCCCCAGCATGACTTCTCCCCTTACCAGAGAAGCGTTAGAAAAAGCCATTGCAACGGCTGAAGCTTCTATTACGGCGTTGAAATCGGAAACCGAATCTCTCGACTCTAACGCAAAATCAGCAATTAATGTAATTTGTGAAAATTTACAAGAACAAATCTCGAAGTTAACCGCCGAACTCGACCGGCCCGAAGTTCGCATTGCTGTTGTCGGGGGGAAAAATTGCGGTAAGAGCACTTTAATACAACTGTTGCAAGCAAACTGGCAAGAGCAACCACAAAAGGTTATTTTTACAGAAATTTCCTCGTTATTTTCTGATCCAAATTGGCAGATTAAAGCTGATTTGGTGCTGTTTGTAACGACTGGGGATATTACTGATCCTGAGTTTCAAGTTATCCAGCAATTAAAAAATAGCGGTTTGCGGACTTTGTTGCTGTGGAATAAACAAGATTTATGCTTGCCGGAAGAACGCGCCTCGGTTTTGCAACAACAGCAAATTAGACTGCAAGAAACGCTTAATTTGGGGGATGTAATGGCGATTTCGGCTTCTCCGGCGCCGGTGAAAGTCCGCCGTCATTTAGAAGATGGTTCTTGGCAAGAATGGCTGGAAGAACAAACTCCAGAAATTGCAGCTTTAACCGGCAGACTAAATGAAATTTTGGAAAACGAAGCGCAGCAATTAATTTATAGCGGCAGCTTGCATTCTGTGAATACTATCAAATCTGAAGCGAAAATGCTGTTAAATAAGGTGCGGAAAGAACGCGCTTTGCCGATTATAGAACAATCACAATGGATTGCGGCGGCGGCTGCTTTTGCGAATCCGGTGCCGGCTTTGGATTTGTTGGCAACGGGGGCAATTACGGCGCAGTTGGTGGTAGATTTGGGGGGGATTTATAAGCAACAGTTTTCGTTTGAGCAAGCTAAAACTGTCGCGGGTACAATGGCTGAGTTTATGTTTAAGTTGGGGTTAGTTGAACTGTCTACGCAGACGGTGACGCATATCCTTAAAAGTAATGCCATTACCTTTGTTGCCGGTGGTGCTGTGCAGGGTGTGAGTGCGGCATATTTGACACGAATTGCCGGGTTAAGTTTGATTGAGTATTTCCAAGAGCAAGAAATTAGTGCGGCGGAGAATCGCGGTTTGAATTTTGAGCAATTAAAGAATACTTTGCAAAGTGTTTTTCAGCAGAATCAACGTAAGGAGTTTTTGCAATCTTTTGTGAGGCAAGGGATTGGGCGGTTGATGCCGGATGCGAAGGTGCCGGTGTAG
- a CDS encoding GTP-binding protein: MNTPQPKPNRGDSHINSAKGSLRQSLTWYSHIRRQPQLSKDTQLQTTLQKQLDTLTGNLNKLDTGIIRIAAFGLVSRGKSSVLNALMEQKILQTGPINGITQWPRTVRWTPNPDSKIIVELTDTPGLDEVEGESRAQMAKDIARQSDLILFIVAGDITRTEYKALTELRKTQKPLILVFNKIDLYPEQDRNAIYQQLQELGSGETIILPDEIVMVAAEPIPLQVRVEWPDGRITYEWETPEPIIDELKLKILEILNSEGKSLLALNALIQAKTAQTNIAQKLLQSREEAAEKLIWDFAKYKALAVGLNPIAFFDLLGGIGADLILIRSLAKLYGLPMTGYEASKLWKTILFSSGGLLLGELGSGLILGIGKTAGAAAGGMGDGMGIATFAGSAIAQGSFAGYGAYSVGQAAKIYLEQGCTWGPMGPDTIIQTILNQAEPDTIIARLKQEIFNRR, translated from the coding sequence TTGAACACACCCCAACCAAAACCCAACCGAGGCGACAGCCACATCAACAGCGCCAAAGGAAGCCTCCGCCAATCTCTCACCTGGTACTCCCACATCCGCCGGCAACCCCAACTCAGCAAAGACACCCAACTCCAAACCACCCTCCAAAAACAACTCGATACCCTCACCGGCAACCTCAACAAACTCGACACCGGCATCATTCGTATAGCAGCCTTTGGTTTAGTCAGTCGCGGCAAATCATCCGTATTAAACGCCTTAATGGAGCAAAAAATCCTCCAAACCGGCCCCATCAACGGCATCACCCAATGGCCCAGAACCGTCCGCTGGACACCCAACCCCGACAGTAAAATAATCGTCGAACTAACCGACACCCCCGGCTTAGATGAAGTCGAAGGCGAAAGCCGCGCCCAAATGGCAAAAGACATCGCCCGTCAATCTGATTTAATTTTATTTATAGTCGCCGGTGACATCACTCGCACCGAATATAAAGCCCTAACCGAACTTCGTAAAACCCAAAAACCCCTGATTTTAGTATTTAACAAAATTGACCTTTACCCTGAACAAGATCGCAACGCCATCTATCAACAACTCCAAGAATTAGGCAGTGGCGAAACGATCATTTTACCCGATGAAATCGTCATGGTAGCCGCCGAACCTATTCCCCTACAAGTGCGTGTTGAATGGCCGGATGGACGCATTACCTACGAATGGGAAACCCCAGAACCCATCATCGATGAACTCAAACTCAAAATCCTAGAAATACTCAACAGCGAAGGCAAATCTTTACTCGCCTTAAACGCCCTAATTCAAGCCAAAACAGCCCAAACAAACATTGCACAAAAACTCTTACAATCCCGCGAAGAAGCAGCCGAAAAACTTATCTGGGATTTCGCCAAATACAAAGCCTTAGCCGTCGGCCTTAACCCCATCGCTTTCTTTGATTTATTAGGCGGAATTGGTGCAGATTTAATCTTAATTCGTTCCCTGGCAAAACTCTATGGTTTACCCATGACCGGCTACGAAGCCAGCAAACTTTGGAAAACCATTTTATTCAGTTCTGGCGGCTTACTTTTAGGCGAATTAGGCAGCGGATTAATATTAGGAATTGGTAAAACAGCCGGTGCCGCCGCCGGTGGTATGGGCGATGGTATGGGAATTGCTACCTTTGCCGGCTCTGCTATTGCTCAAGGTTCCTTTGCCGGTTATGGTGCTTATAGTGTTGGACAAGCCGCAAAAATCTATTTAGAACAAGGTTGTACCTGGGGGCCAATGGGGCCAGATACCATCATTCAAACTATCTTAAATCAGGCTGAACCAGATACAATTATTGCTCGTTTAAAGCAGGAAATATTTAACCGCAGATAA
- a CDS encoding TlyA family RNA methyltransferase: MAKQRLDSLLVERGLCASRQLAQRLIGAGEVMVNQQVIDKPGTAVDVEAKISIKERSRFVSRGGEKLAKALEVFAIKVQDRICLDGGISTGGFTDCLLQAGAKLVYGIDVGYGQVDWRIRTDERVILRERTNLRHLTKADLYGIEGADIKAENLHQKPLPDLGVVDVSFISLTKILPALLELLAPPKELILLVKPQFEVGKEKIGKKGVVRDADAQAFAIQQVLETAKILGWEYRGLTFSPITGPAGNIEYLLWLGIDGGVPVPVFKEITKAAQKQLKTADVGG; encoded by the coding sequence TTGGCAAAGCAACGTCTCGATAGTTTATTGGTAGAACGTGGATTATGCGCCTCTCGACAGTTGGCGCAGCGGTTGATTGGTGCCGGAGAAGTGATGGTTAATCAGCAGGTGATTGATAAACCAGGCACGGCTGTTGATGTGGAGGCGAAAATTTCTATAAAAGAGCGTTCCCGCTTTGTTTCCAGAGGTGGAGAAAAGTTAGCAAAAGCCTTAGAAGTTTTTGCTATTAAGGTGCAAGATCGCATTTGTTTGGATGGGGGTATTTCTACGGGTGGTTTTACGGATTGCTTATTACAGGCCGGTGCAAAATTAGTGTACGGTATTGATGTTGGCTATGGTCAAGTGGACTGGCGTATTCGCACCGATGAACGGGTGATTTTGCGAGAACGCACGAATTTAAGACACTTGACAAAAGCAGATTTATATGGTATTGAAGGGGCCGACATAAAGGCGGAAAACCTGCACCAAAAGCCCCTACCAGATTTGGGTGTTGTGGATGTTTCTTTTATTTCTTTAACCAAAATATTGCCGGCTTTGTTGGAATTATTAGCACCTCCAAAAGAGCTAATATTGTTGGTGAAACCGCAGTTTGAAGTCGGGAAAGAAAAAATCGGAAAAAAAGGTGTAGTAAGAGATGCAGATGCTCAAGCTTTTGCCATTCAACAAGTATTAGAAACGGCGAAAATTTTGGGTTGGGAATATCGCGGTTTAACATTTTCTCCAATTACGGGGCCGGCGGGGAATATTGAATATTTGTTATGGTTGGGAATAGATGGAGGAGTGCCGGTGCCTGTATTTAAAGAAATCACAAAAGCAGCACAAAAACAATTAAAAACCGCAGACGTAGGCGGCTAA
- a CDS encoding pentapeptide repeat-containing protein, translating into MANLKLLELVNKGVDCWNQWRSDYPEIQPDLSRAILPEFNLQGYNLAGADLREANLYGSNLALTNLKGANLSGADLRCCAMAGANLCDACLVSTDFRKANLSGSLLKKADLRLAFLYSCNLQGADFTGANLQRADLTCALVTGTIFHQVNLESANLSGVDLSTADLRDVIFPNGNG; encoded by the coding sequence ATGGCAAATCTTAAACTCTTGGAGTTGGTCAACAAAGGGGTAGATTGTTGGAACCAATGGCGCAGCGACTATCCCGAAATTCAGCCGGATCTCAGCAGAGCGATTTTACCGGAGTTTAATCTCCAAGGTTACAATTTGGCCGGGGCTGACTTGCGCGAAGCCAATCTCTACGGTTCTAATTTGGCCCTTACTAATTTGAAGGGTGCTAATTTGAGCGGTGCGGATCTGCGTTGTTGTGCTATGGCCGGTGCTAATCTCTGCGATGCTTGTCTTGTTTCAACGGATTTTCGTAAAGCTAACCTCAGCGGATCTCTTCTTAAAAAGGCCGATTTGCGGCTGGCTTTTTTGTACTCTTGTAATCTCCAAGGTGCCGATTTTACAGGGGCTAATCTCCAGCGCGCAGATTTGACGTGCGCCCTTGTAACGGGGACAATTTTTCACCAGGTTAATTTAGAATCTGCTAATCTTTCCGGCGTTGATTTATCGACGGCTGATTTAAGGGATGTTATTTTTCCCAATGGTAATGGGTGA
- a CDS encoding ATP-binding protein has translation MSGKLNRKNTATSLSEGDLLNRITNRIRQSLELQEILSATAAEMRSFLDIDRVKVYKFEEDGTGIVIAESIHKNRLPALFGLHFPASDIPPHAREMFIKARTRSIVDVAQQQIILNRLETETTGDLTLEDLKKEPIEDIIQRPVDPCHVNYLKAMGVLSSLVVPVMHQQKLWGILAAHHSTSKSFSSKQLRIVQMIANQMSVAISQSELLSQARSQTRREALINQVSTLLHAPLNIKETLQSVLEKIVAAVGGSGGRLYIVALDTSATAELFTTGTQPQQPPQSNYPDWLEHHPYWQSLMGWPAQSLQAAFKDNYDSSEPPWSDLLPNPLEDLNFYQKATAPLRVIDDIYQEPQLLKVAKTFGSTLIRGLLVMPMRYGQYSLGCLSVFRNQIDTDIVWAGRFNPDERIQRVRDSFDAWREIKRGQAHPWTNEETELVQSLGTHVAMAVMQNRLFLWEREHRLLVEMRNQELKAARAAAEQASRLKSDFLSSTSHELRTPLASTINYLKLLKEEFYDDEVELKEYISIAYQSAENLVAIINDVLDIAKIEAGRMSVNFEEVNLPPMLEELRRLFSVDSRRKNIPLIVECEVETVWADTVKMRQILTNLLSNAFKFTTEGEIRLRAIYRPVKSDISQAPAPIIEISVADTGIGIDANQRDMVFEPFVQADGSIKRRYGGTGLGLTVCKRLVELMGGRIRLESAGKNQGTTVSFSLPYQNDVSD, from the coding sequence ATGTCTGGCAAACTTAACAGAAAAAATACAGCTACCTCCCTCAGCGAAGGAGACTTGTTAAACCGAATAACCAACCGTATCCGCCAGTCCCTAGAGCTACAAGAAATTCTCTCGGCAACCGCAGCCGAAATGCGCTCGTTTTTGGACATAGACCGCGTGAAGGTGTACAAGTTTGAAGAAGACGGCACCGGCATTGTCATTGCGGAATCGATCCACAAAAATCGCCTGCCGGCCTTATTTGGATTACATTTTCCGGCCAGCGACATTCCCCCGCACGCCCGCGAAATGTTCATCAAAGCCCGCACCCGCTCTATAGTCGATGTCGCCCAACAGCAGATTATCCTCAACCGCCTCGAAACAGAAACCACCGGCGACCTCACCCTAGAAGACTTGAAAAAAGAACCCATTGAAGACATTATCCAGCGTCCAGTTGACCCCTGCCACGTCAACTATTTAAAAGCAATGGGAGTGCTGTCATCTTTAGTCGTGCCGGTGATGCACCAGCAAAAACTCTGGGGGATACTCGCAGCCCACCACAGTACATCAAAAAGCTTTTCTTCCAAACAACTGCGAATCGTCCAAATGATTGCCAATCAAATGTCAGTGGCAATTTCCCAATCAGAACTACTCAGCCAAGCCCGCTCCCAAACTCGCCGGGAAGCCTTGATAAATCAAGTTTCCACCCTCTTGCACGCACCTTTGAATATCAAAGAAACTCTCCAAAGCGTACTCGAAAAAATTGTGGCGGCGGTGGGCGGAAGTGGTGGCCGGCTTTATATCGTCGCCTTAGATACCAGCGCCACAGCAGAACTGTTTACCACCGGCACCCAACCACAACAGCCCCCTCAAAGCAACTACCCCGACTGGCTAGAACATCACCCCTACTGGCAATCTCTGATGGGTTGGCCGGCCCAATCTTTACAAGCCGCCTTTAAAGACAACTACGACAGCAGCGAGCCGCCTTGGTCTGATTTACTGCCAAATCCCCTAGAAGATTTAAACTTTTATCAAAAAGCTACCGCGCCTCTGCGCGTAATTGATGATATTTACCAGGAACCCCAATTATTAAAAGTAGCTAAAACCTTTGGCTCAACTTTGATCCGGGGATTATTAGTCATGCCCATGCGTTATGGCCAATATTCTTTGGGTTGCTTGAGCGTTTTTCGCAATCAAATAGATACAGATATTGTTTGGGCAGGCCGGTTTAACCCCGATGAAAGAATCCAGCGAGTAAGGGATTCTTTTGATGCGTGGCGCGAAATCAAACGCGGTCAAGCTCATCCCTGGACCAATGAAGAAACAGAATTAGTTCAATCTCTCGGTACCCACGTTGCAATGGCTGTGATGCAAAACCGGCTTTTTTTGTGGGAACGCGAACACCGGCTTTTAGTAGAAATGCGAAATCAAGAACTCAAAGCCGCCCGCGCCGCCGCCGAACAAGCCAGCCGCCTCAAATCAGATTTTCTTTCCTCCACCAGCCACGAGTTACGCACGCCTTTAGCCTCAACAATTAACTACTTAAAACTTCTTAAAGAAGAATTTTATGATGATGAAGTAGAGTTAAAAGAGTACATTTCTATTGCTTATCAATCAGCCGAAAATTTGGTGGCAATTATTAATGATGTTTTGGATATTGCCAAAATAGAAGCCGGTCGGATGAGTGTCAACTTTGAGGAAGTCAACTTGCCACCCATGCTTGAAGAACTGCGGCGCTTGTTTTCGGTCGATAGCCGGCGTAAAAATATCCCGCTGATTGTTGAGTGTGAAGTCGAAACCGTCTGGGCTGATACAGTAAAAATGCGGCAAATCTTGACAAATTTGCTTTCTAATGCTTTTAAATTTACCACCGAAGGCGAAATTCGCTTGCGAGCAATTTATCGCCCTGTGAAAAGCGACATATCTCAAGCACCGGCCCCCATTATCGAAATTTCTGTAGCCGATACCGGCATAGGAATTGACGCCAATCAACGCGACATGGTGTTTGAACCTTTTGTGCAAGCCGATGGCAGTATCAAGCGCCGCTATGGCGGCACCGGCCTCGGTTTAACCGTATGTAAGCGTCTGGTAGAGCTCATGGGTGGCCGAATTCGCCTCGAAAGCGCCGGCAAAAATCAAGGCACAACCGTCAGTTTCTCGTTACCCTATCAAAATGACGTTTCCGACTAA
- a CDS encoding response regulator has product MNILLVDDDYLLAKGTAKLIQRIGGHNVTISDEPAEIVKQCEAGTVDVVLMDVNLPGASWQGQEISGADLSRILKTRPPTAHIPIIMVTAYAMLTERQTLLALSQADEFCTKPITDYEFLLNLIERLTKKQSEQN; this is encoded by the coding sequence TTGAATATTTTATTAGTAGATGACGATTATCTCCTAGCAAAGGGAACTGCAAAATTAATACAGCGCATCGGAGGACACAACGTAACCATCAGCGATGAGCCAGCAGAAATTGTTAAGCAATGTGAAGCAGGCACCGTAGACGTGGTACTCATGGATGTAAACTTACCGGGCGCTTCGTGGCAAGGCCAAGAAATCAGCGGCGCAGACTTATCACGCATCCTCAAAACTCGACCCCCTACTGCCCACATTCCGATTATTATGGTCACAGCCTACGCAATGCTGACCGAGCGGCAAACCTTACTCGCCCTGTCTCAAGCCGATGAATTTTGCACCAAACCGATCACAGATTATGAATTTTTATTAAATTTAATTGAGCGTCTCACCAAAAAACAAAGCGAGCAGAACTAG
- a CDS encoding response regulator: protein MHRIAVLDDDENWCFTIQRFFRKYYQVSVFADVEIFLGQVDRFDLAIVDFSLPRAVFEPKTNGSEIIRNIKSKLKNPPILVLASGFISTRDQQAGYEICPEADSFLAKDAGLDNILQHIHFLLAEKKPSSFVLQD, encoded by the coding sequence ATGCACAGAATAGCGGTACTAGATGATGATGAAAACTGGTGTTTTACGATCCAGAGATTTTTTAGAAAATACTATCAAGTTTCAGTTTTCGCCGATGTAGAGATTTTTCTGGGCCAAGTAGATCGCTTTGATCTAGCAATTGTAGATTTCTCACTTCCGAGGGCAGTCTTTGAACCCAAAACCAACGGCAGCGAAATTATCAGAAATATAAAATCAAAATTAAAAAATCCGCCGATCTTGGTTTTGGCAAGCGGCTTTATTAGCACCCGTGATCAACAAGCCGGCTATGAAATTTGCCCAGAGGCAGATAGTTTTTTAGCCAAAGATGCCGGTTTAGACAACATTTTGCAGCACATCCACTTTCTGCTGGCAGAAAAAAAACCCTCGTCGTTTGTCCTCCAAGACTAA
- the argF gene encoding ornithine carbamoyltransferase, producing MITETLKGQDFLSLADLTGQQVAELLQLAADMKAGKVNLRCNKILGLLFYKASTRTRVSFTVAMYQLGGQVLDLNPNVTQVSRGEPIIDTARVLDRYLDVLAIRTFAQEDLQTFANYAKIPVINALTDLAHPCQALADLLTIQECFGDLKNLTVTYVGDGNNVANSLMLGCAMMGVNVRVATPSNFEQSAEIIEKAKAYANGKSEVTITNDPIAAATGAHALYTDVWASMGQEEEANSRIPIFQPYQLNEKLLSVADKNAIVLHCLPAHRGEEITDEAIEGSHSRVWDQAENRMHVQKALLASILGAE from the coding sequence ATGATCACAGAAACACTGAAAGGACAAGATTTTTTGAGTTTGGCAGACTTAACTGGGCAACAAGTCGCAGAGTTACTGCAACTCGCAGCGGATATGAAAGCCGGCAAGGTTAACCTGCGCTGTAATAAAATTTTGGGACTATTATTTTACAAAGCCTCTACCCGCACAAGAGTTAGCTTTACAGTCGCCATGTATCAACTGGGAGGACAGGTACTCGACCTCAACCCCAATGTTACCCAAGTCAGTCGCGGCGAACCGATCATCGATACTGCGAGAGTTTTAGATCGGTATTTAGATGTTTTAGCAATTCGCACCTTTGCCCAAGAAGACTTACAAACCTTTGCCAATTATGCCAAAATTCCTGTTATTAACGCCCTCACCGATTTAGCGCATCCTTGTCAAGCCTTGGCGGATTTATTAACAATTCAAGAATGTTTTGGCGACCTTAAAAATTTAACTGTTACTTACGTTGGAGATGGCAATAACGTTGCCAATTCTTTAATGTTAGGTTGTGCAATGATGGGAGTAAATGTACGAGTAGCCACCCCATCAAATTTTGAACAATCGGCAGAAATTATCGAAAAAGCAAAAGCTTACGCCAATGGCAAAAGCGAAGTAACAATAACAAACGACCCCATCGCCGCAGCCACCGGCGCCCATGCACTTTATACCGATGTTTGGGCAAGCATGGGACAAGAAGAAGAAGCCAATAGCCGGATTCCCATTTTTCAGCCTTATCAATTAAACGAAAAACTGTTAAGTGTGGCCGATAAAAACGCCATAGTTTTACATTGCCTGCCGGCGCACAGAGGCGAAGAAATAACAGATGAAGCCATCGAAGGTTCCCACTCCCGCGTATGGGATCAAGCCGAAAACCGAATGCACGTTCAAAAAGCCTTACTTGCAAGCATTCTAGGTGCAGAATAA
- a CDS encoding N-acetyltransferase gives MNIPGYNLRTGTSLDRALVVKFMAKTYHELYPDQDLSHLARTVEQYFSSKTPLWWVDSADEEQNNPIAGLWLGNAIDQVTGSRISHVFLLYVAPQHRYQGIGRFLMQQAESWAQQRGDKQIGLQVFVQNEPALNLYRKLGYTTQSLWMLKPLPPKET, from the coding sequence GTGAATATCCCCGGATACAACCTCCGCACCGGCACTAGCTTAGATCGAGCCTTGGTGGTAAAATTCATGGCTAAAACCTACCATGAACTTTACCCCGATCAAGACTTATCACATCTGGCTCGTACCGTTGAGCAATATTTTTCCAGCAAAACGCCGCTATGGTGGGTAGACAGCGCCGATGAGGAACAAAACAATCCCATTGCCGGTTTATGGTTAGGTAATGCCATCGATCAAGTCACCGGCAGCCGCATCAGCCATGTATTTTTATTATATGTTGCCCCCCAACACCGCTACCAAGGCATAGGGCGTTTCTTAATGCAGCAAGCCGAAAGCTGGGCACAACAACGCGGAGACAAACAAATAGGGCTGCAAGTTTTTGTCCAAAATGAGCCAGCATTAAACTTATATCGTAAACTTGGCTATACAACCCAGTCCCTTTGGATGCTCAAACCCTTACCACCAAAAGAAACCTAA